In Archocentrus centrarchus isolate MPI-CPG fArcCen1 unplaced genomic scaffold, fArcCen1 scaffold_37_ctg1, whole genome shotgun sequence, the following proteins share a genomic window:
- the ctsd gene encoding cathepsin D, giving the protein MRTFLLFVFAALALTNDALVRIPLKKFRSIRRELTDSGKRVEELLTDKHSLKYNFGFPSSNNPTPETLKNYLDAQYYGEINLGTPPQTFTVVFDTGSSNLWVPSVHCSLFDIACWLHHKYNSGKSSTYVKNGTSFAIQYGSGSLSGYLSQDTCTIGDISVQKQIFGEAIKQPGVTFIAAKFDGILGMAYPKISVDGVVPVFDNIMNQKKVEKNVFSFYLNRNPDTEPGGELLLGGTDPKYYDGDFHYVDITRQAYWQIHMDGMAIGSQLSLCKGGCEAIVDTGTSLITGPAAEVKALQKAIGAIPLIQGEYLVNCSKIPTLPVITFNIGGQSYTLTGEQYVLKESQAGKTICLSGFMGLDIPPPAGPLWILGDVFIGQYYTVFDRDNNRVGFAKSK; this is encoded by the exons ATGAGGACCTTCTTACTGTTTGTGTTCGCAGCGTTAGCCCTGACTAACGACGCCTTAGTCCG AATTCCCTTAAAGAAATTCCGTTCCATCAGACGCGAGTTGACTGACTCAGGGAAAAGAGTCGAGGAGCTTCTGACTGACAAACACTCCCTCAAGTACAACTTTGGCTTTCCCTCCAGTAATAACCCCACTCCAGAAACCCTGAAGAACTACCTTGAT GCTCAGTACTATGGTGAGATTAACCTGGGCACCCCTCCACAGACATTCACTGTGGTGTTTGACACAGGTTCCTCCAACCTGTGGGTACCCTCCGTTCATTGCTCCCTGTTTGACATAGCATGCT GGCTTCACCACAAATACAATTCTGGAAAATCCAGCACATATGTGAAGAACGGCACTTCCTTTGCCATCCAGTATGGATCTGGCAGTTTGTCAGGCTACCTCAGTCAGGATACATGCACT ATTGGAGACATATCAGTACAAAAACAGATCTTTGGAGAGGCCATCAAGCAACCCGGTGTGACTTTCATCGCAGCGAAGTTCGATGGCATCCTTGGTATGGCCTACCCAAAAATCTCCGTGGATGGGGTGGTGCCGGTGTTTGACAACATCATgaatcagaagaaagtggagAAGAATGTCTTCTCCTTCTACCTGAACAG GAACCCTGACACAGAACCCGGTGGTGAGCTGCTCCTGGGAGGAACTGACCCCAAATACTACGATGGTGATTTCCATTATGTCGACATCACCCGGCAGGCCTACTGGCAGATCCACATGGATGG GATGGCAATTGGCAGCCAGCTGAGTCTGTGCAAGGGAGGCTGTGAGGCCATCGTAGACACTGGAACCTCTCTGATCACCGGCCCCGCTGCCGAGGTCAAGGCCCTGCAGAAGGCCATCGGAGCCATTCCGCTCATCCAGGGAGAG TACCTGGTGAACTGCAGTAAGATCCCAACGCTGCCTGTCATCACCTTCAACATAGGCGGACAGAGCTACACTCTGACCGGAGAGCAGTATGTCCTCAAG GAGAGTCAGGCTGGAAAGACCATTTGTCTGAGCGGCTTCATGGGTTTGGACATCCCTCCACCTGCCGGGCCCCTGTGGATTCTGGGAGATGTGTTCATCGGCCAGTACTACACAGTCTTTGATCGTGACAACAACAGGGTGGGCTTTGCTAAATCCAAATAA